In Lycium barbarum isolate Lr01 chromosome 9, ASM1917538v2, whole genome shotgun sequence, the DNA window TTTGAAAGAGAGTAAATCTCTCAAAATGTCATTTAACTATGAGGAATTATTTAGCAAAGTCATTTAACTTTATTTTGTATTAATAAAGTCTCTCAACTTAGGATTTTTTTCTTATAAAATCACTCAACAAATTTATCATAAAAATGCCCACTTTGCCCCTTAACATTTTGAGTTTGAAAAACAAAACCCCCTTCATATTTTGAATGAGACAATAAACCCCTTTGGTCTTAAATCAATGACTAGAAATTAGTTGAATTATTACATATCTTAGACCCATCACCACCCACAAATAAAAATTGGTCTTCATATAAAACTCCTATTTCCCATATGTATATTATGATCCAATTTGTTTCAAGTATTCATATggattaggggtgtacatggaccgagttggttcggattttttaaacatcaaaccaaaccaattgcgtcggatttttaaatttatacaccaaaccaaaccaataaaattctaatttttcaacctcgggttttctcgggttattcagatttttttcggaatagtcttgatacaaaatatataacttttacttcaaatatttctttagttctagtaagatacaactatgtaattaaggtgtttcataagacaataacacaaaatgtgagaaaagtgatgacattgtattaaaatattcaacaaaagataataaaattggttaaaataaatattgctaattaataagccataaagaaaatgaccataatctaaaactACTaggtcatgctaaaataagtacggctaataagtattaattacataacaagaaaaaaaaacttaagttatgtattttcattctctaaaccaattatgcaaagctaaagaatagatatccaacattattgtcattcctagtggtaaattgaatttcttttgttagtattagtgttgagttggttttggtttggactttatatgagttactaacatccataagaTATAAAACTTGTTCACATTCAAAatcctaagttcaagcttgaataatatgataatagataaaaaaattacgaaaaatttaagaaatatttataaattacattacaaataaatatctttatgtataaaatattttaaaaattgaatacatgtaatgtcgggttggtttggttcggtactttttttttagctaaaatcaaaccaaaccaattatggtcgggttttttttttcaacaccaaactaAGTCAAACGAAATCACTAGTtgggtttttttctcgatttgactcgatTTATCAGTTTCGTGTGGTTTACTTTATACACCCCTATATTAttatgagtccggaaccaaaatgcctcaaaaaaaaaaaaatttgaaccaaaataccccaacaaaaacaagttactaaagtacctatagcgcagtattttactgcgctatagcactaacggagaaggtcccgttaagtcctataacgcagtaaaatactgcgctatacgaAATACGGTCTGacctataacgcattattttactgcgttataggagtttgcctctctcctataacgcagtaaaatcatgcgttataggtCTCCACTATAACCCGACCGGGTTCCACCACTGGcccctccagtggcaaaaaaaaaattaaaaaacccaTTGGAGGCGAGCCAAGGTGGTCCCCACGCATTAAAAAtgtcgttttctattaaatttcattcggaaagtttagattctcggtatattcaagtcaaggagcaagattctaagttcgaattttgagaaaaagcagtgtacaactcgattaaaataactctacaaaaaatcttcgattaaggttttctactatgaacttttgttattattttgttatatacattatattgcatgcatgtttaacatttaatcgtcattaattttttttttaaaaaaaatcaaatttcatttttttttttgggtttgatcGGCTGGGCAGTGGCTTAGGCCactgttccgttttttttttttttttttttggtttaattcattatttgttaaatgtttatgaattgttaatttgttaaatatttatgcattgttaatttgttatatgtttatgagctgttaatttggttaattatttatgaattgttaacattgttaatttgttatatgtttatgagttgaatttggttaattatttatgaattgttaatgaattattattttgataattgagtatttgttaaatattatttatgaattgaaagaagttgattggtaatgaattattatattggtaacattttgtttggatgattgttatgtattgttttgacatttatcgtattgtgttgtattatATAGGAcaaaatcagtggttacataaaatagaacctttcgtcgttacataacaataaaattaaagtagcaatcaaagcaaacattttatttatactaacaacataatataatacaatagataacaaccatccaaataagttgtaaacgattatgaaatgttaatctatacaattttaaaagcatgaatatatatgttaaataaataacgttaatgtattcaacataaataagaaatggtactaatatttatatatttttcaggttcatccttcggcgcctgcggtgtCGACTCCCGatgaggaagaggtcgagtttccagacccagctcagcctgaggttctgagcgtgctaGCGGAacaagatcccaagaagaagcacgttctagttaagggcgcaagggctaggggaagaggagatgatcacaacttggagcgcccggttattaagaggaaaaagggcgacggagacgatggcgagggcggtggggatggtatgagccttaggcctagggatagtctccggcatactacatgtgggacccatccttgatagtgtatatacattagtgttgtacaatttatcgtaaatattatatattttttgcatatttataaatattatcattagtctttattattgataataaaaaaaaacgtgacacattcgaaataaagttaagcattaatttaaaaataagacgaaaccctaaaagataaataacttaaagctaatgactacaagtcttcaaacaaaaaaggacttcgagcaattttcaactattaaaacgacaattcaaagtatcacgtattcttgatgtgttgaacctattttattaattgtacaaatataacttgagttctatataaaatattaaagtttcggagtctcaaagcatgattaatatacggctaaactacgtaaaaaagataaattACGTAAAAAGGAGTTAATGGAAATGGGAGACTcctataacgcattattttactgcgttataggagtttcTCTCCCTCCTATAACGCGGTAAAATAATGCATTATACGTCGGATTGTATTTcgtatagcgcattattttactgcgttataggacttgacgggtccgtctccgttagtgctatagcgcagtaaaatactgcgctataggtactttagtaacttttttttttgttgggatattttgattcaaaatgttttttttggagGCATTTTGGTTCCAGACTCTATTATTATGGATACTCGTTCTTTGCTTATAGGACAATAAATTGGACAAATGAGCACAAGTAACGACAAAAGAAAAACGAACAGCAAAACATCGTGCGGCCGAAACCAGAATGATATGGAAGTAGAATATTTTTTCACACTAAATTGATTAGATGAATAAAAGTTGTTCTTCTTTTTGGTCCGATGAAATAAAATTAATACtagtacagtcaaacctctctacaGTGATAGCGTTTGTCCGAACATTTAATAGCTGCTATAGTGAGGtattgttatgtatatatactgACATTTGATGTTTGGATCTCATTTAactgttataaacaaaagtatgcataaatttattttctatactttttttttatatatgttatcaacgaaaacaaaatacttgttaattttaaaatctcgaTTGATTTTTATGTTTCATTAATAAAAATTGAAGTgactaataaattcataactagttTCCCGTACTAAGGAGCatatgcattttaaattaattgaaaatttaaatatttcaagtttgacgtaagaattctacaattgtaggttgtttcgtaaatttcagtctcttagtgataatataacgcttgaattAACAAAGATTTTTGttcaaactttcagcaaaaaggaattcaatagctttctcttgatgattaccataaatattttattattttatttttatacataatatatttcttacaaaatattactTCCCCCAGTTCAAAAAGATTGTTCACTTAGCAatttgcacacctcttaagaaaatactaactcccaAGCAAAAATAGGTAGTTTGACTAAACTATCTCAAATTAAATAATTATTGGGATTTGGTCATTTAATACCTAAtaagggcaaatctgaaaaataatgttaattctttcttgattaggTAAGTGGACACCCTTTTTGAACcaaaaaataaaggctaagttgacactctttttgaatcggagggagtattacacaatatttgagtgtggctgttatagagaggtaattttacaaagagtgtaccgctataatgaacTCCACTGCTTTTATtggtagaatgttgttatagagaagtaaaatataacatgaaaaatcgattccggagaaaatcaggtcgttatagtgaaatgtcGTTATAATGAACGACAATTATATAGAGATTTGACTGTAATACTAAACAAAATGGATCAAGATAATTTGAAgctctgcaaaaaaaaaaaaaaaaaaaaaaatcatgcagaAAAATGAGACTTTAAATATCAAAAGAACAAGactaaagaaaaagaaagggtATGGAATTTAATTTTTATACAATGATATTGCTTAAATATTTTAACTATTTAAAAGAGTACGTGTTATAATTCATATTAACTTGAGAACCGTTTTTGATATTTAAAAATATACGTAATAATCCAACTCATTTCTAGTCATGGATTTAAGATCAAAGGGGTTTATTATCCCTTTCATAATGTGAAGGGAGTATTATTTTTCAAACACAAAATGTTAAGGGGGTAAAGCGAGTATTTTTATGACAAatttagttgagtgattttataagAAAAAAGGCCTAAGTTGAATGACCTTATTGATACAAAATAAAGTTAAATGACTTTACTACATAATTTTTCGCAGTGACctttttgagatatttactcTAAAGTAGAGAAAATTTGATATCACAAAATTACAAAAATAgcttatttttatctttttaaattttttattacaGAAAAAGATACTACTTATAAATAGCTAAGTCATGTTTTGCAGCTGCCTTACATGTAAAGTTGAATAACAAAGTCAACAATGTGAACTAAACAAAACATTATTCAACATTGTTGGATCTTGGCTAGTCTAACCcgtacaacaacaacaagtgTAATTACGTAGGTGAAATCTAGGGAGGGCTGTACGATATCTTACCCAACCTTGTGGATATAGAAAGACTATTTTCAATGGACTTCGACTCAATATTTAAACTAGCTAATCTAATTATGAGGACCCTAATTAATGAAACGTTCTCCAATCAAACTTTACTAGCATCCCCATCTTCCTTGACACCATTGCTCTCTAATTTGCCATTTTCTTTCAATTCATCAGCCACTGGTTCAGGATTCTTCGCTTCtgtctctttctctttctcttccttttccttttcaaCCTTTGCCCTCTCTTCTTCCTCAGCCTTCAATCTTGCTTCCTCCTTAGCAGTTTCAAGAGCTTTAATCAATCTCTCCAAGCAAGTGTCTACATTTTCCTTTGAAGACTTTGGCATTAGATTCTCAGCAACATCAGCAGGAGTCATATTCGTTTCCTCTAATAAACGACGAATCTCAGGAAAGTGATCATGAGATTCAACATCTAGATAATTCTTTGCAAGCACCTTGAAGGACTCAAAGCAGCAGTATGATAACTCAATGTGTTTATCCATCCTACCCCTCCGAATTAGAGCAGGATCAAGCTTTTCCACAAAGTTTGTGGTGAAAACAATTAGCCTTTCACCACCAATAGCTGACCATAGACCATCAATGAAATTCAATAGCCCAGATAAAGTTACCTCGCTTGGCTTCTTTTCCGGTCCTAATTTCTTCACCTTCTCCTTGATGGCATCTTTCTCGTCTTTTACttcctctttctcttctttcttcttctccctTTGGCCGGTAAGGTCAAGGGAACAATCGATGTCTTCAATCACAATAATAGACTTACTTGTTGTGTCAATCAATAACTTTCTTAGCTCGGTGTTGTCCTTAACCGCTGTCAATTCAAGATCATAGACATCATATTGTAAGAAATTAGCCATAGCAGCAATCATGCTGGACTTACCAGTTCCAGGAGGACCATATAGAAGATAACCGCGCTTCCACGCCTTACCAACCTTTGCATAATATTCCTTCGACTTGCTAAATGTTTCGAGATCATCCATAATCTCTTGCTTCTTGTTTGGATCCATTGCTAAAGTATCAAATGTTGATGGATGCTCAAACACTACTTGGCTCCACATTCTTCTCCTGTACCCACCATCTCCCGTGTTGTTTGTGTACAACTTCCTCTGCCTTTCTCTTACAGAAATCGCCTTCCCTTCGTCCAACACATACTTCAAGTAAGAATTGGTCATAAGTTCCCTATTCTTCCGGTGAAACTTAAGCTTGAAATACCTCTTCTCATCCTCCCTTGGGTACCATGAAATTGTCTGTCTATTAGCAACTTGTTGGCTAGAAATCCACCAAACCTTTTCCCCTTTATATTCATCGGTTACCTCCTCGTGATCATCCATTGTTAGTACGACAGATTGGCCATCTTTCACTACGTTGGCTTTGAGACGCTTAGCTTGTGTGGAGGAGTTTTTGCTAAGGTACCTTTCAATTGCAACATAAGCTTTGCTACGCTCGTACCATCCATCAGTTTCAtactcatgaaaaataatttgcatataaggGTAGAAATAGCTAACAATTTTATCAGTATACCTCCTAATATGACCCCGAATTTCGTGAGGGAAATAGTTCTGGTACATGGTCCAGACGAACACCATTGTTGCAATAGCTGGACCTAATTGAGTCCAGACTTgttccatcatcatcatcatgttctctttcttttttcaCTTGCAgtataattgaaaaaaaaaaacactacaaATGTGTGAATGTTTGTTCACTAGATATAATGGCCTTTATATAgaaaacggaaaaggtccaaaaatacccctgaactattgaaaaaggctcataaataccctcctttcaccttttggtttaaaaatacccttaaggtttgtttttggctcaaatatacccctcaaactaacaaagttaaagttaactcttttaaaaagccaaatgacattttgtgattggacacatatattatttaatttaaaaattaaaaaatatgaacaaaactgtttttttttttgcatttcgtgaattaatcaacgaatttttttatttttttttgcatttcgtgaataaaaaaatgaaataggaaattataatttttttttgcatttcgtgtattgaaaaatgaaataggataaaaaaattaattttgttcatataaaaacaaaattggaaaatatatttttgtccaattttccaatttcgtttttatatgaacgaaaaaaaaaaattatcctatttcgtttttatatgaacgaaaaaaaaatttatcctatttcgttttttaatacacgaaatgcaaaaaaaaattataatttcctatttcgttttttttattcacgaaatgcaaaaaaaaaacatatttcgttgattaattcacgaaatgcaaaaaaaaaaaaaacagtttcgttcatatttttaatttttttagtttttaatttttaagtttccacacaattttttttaaaacaaatatgtaaattacggaattttattattggcattttttttttaaatctggaattttaaattactggaaatttattattggcaattttgtttttttaaatttggattttttttaaaattacggaattttattattgaccaattacaaattgtcatttggctttttaaaagagttaattttaacttgttagtttgaggggtatatttgagccaaaaacaaaccttaagggtatttttagacctaaaaggtggatggaagggtatttttagaccaaaaggtgaaaggagggtatttataagcctttttcaatagttcaggggtatttttggaccttttccctaTAGAAAACCaagtttttcatttttcatttttaaaaGGTGTAGTGACCATATATTCAAAAGAAACTGCGGAGTAGATACCAAGGTGGGACCACTTTTTCTACCGTCCAATAAACTAAATTAATTTCTTGTCCTGATAAGATGACTTCATTCATATACAAGTAGCTTCATCAGAACTATTGAACCAATATAGGTACACTATGTTgtcactttgtcatctgatttaaGATTATTTATTCAAAGTTTGCTTTGGGAGCGTCCGAGTAAGAACTACAGTAATGATTTGGATGGATCCTAACATTTTCAAAGAGATCATCCTCTATTATTACGTCATTGTGATTACGTATGGGAAAGTGAAGCCAATTCCAACCAAGTCTTTGAAACAATTTCTTTGCAGATTGAATCTGACTCCCAGCCCCAAGTATTATGATCTATGCTTaataaagtaaatgataaataCTCACACATTCACGTTCCTCCTCGACGATCTTGAAGGGTCACCTATCCAACATATATTCATATAAGCTAATATTGTAGTTGATATTTTGTCCAAATATGGTTGTTCTAATAGTACTAATAGTATTATGTCACACTTTACTACACCGCCTTCATTtgtgtatgactattatgttaaTGACCCTTCAAATCAAACTAGGAGGAAAAAGGTCACATCTTGTGCTAACAGttagttaatatatatatatatatgagattaCATCTTCTTAAGAAAAAAAATGCTTGATCCTTACTAGTGAACCAATCCTTTttgaggaagaaaaaaaaagaagcattTTTAACAAATTTGACCCTTACTATTaatattttacatatataaaaCGACATTGCCCCCCCCTCCCTCGCTacccttcttttttttcttttttttttttccttaaatgtCATCAGAAGGCAGAAGCTATACAACTATTTTCCGGTCCAAGCTGCCCTCTTCACGACAAAAGGTGTCTGCGAGCTTAGCAGAGTAAAGAAACAAAATTGTGGTACGTATTGCAGTGGGTGTCACGTTCACAGCAGTAAAAACACtatcatgaaaacataaaataTCTTAGACTTACTTTATATTGGTCATTCTAAACCATACCAGTGGGAAGTCGCCCGTGCATAATGTCATTGTACTATTATACGCAATCTACCATTATTATGTTACCATGTTACTATgacggaatatatatatatatatatatatatatatatatatatatatatatataaccttgaAGAAAAAGTTGAACCtgttatgaaataatattaaGAGTGCACGACACAAGAGATATAACCAAAGAAGTTGGGAGAGAGGGATTTTTATTGCCTCTCCAATTCATCAAATGGGCCTTCTATTTATAGGAGGAAAATGGTGGCAAAATACATGATAATAGCTTGAAGGCCATGTAATGAACTTGGTGGCCAAGTAATTTCCTTAGTGACCAAGTATTCATGGTTTTTAAGTATATTAAATGGATATTCATCACTAATATTTACAAtgctcccccttggatgtccattaatagatgatgtgcctcgttaaaatcttattaggaaaaaccctgtgggaaaaagtcctaatgaaggaaaaagagtacatatatctagtaatacgctttgagagctgtctcattaaaaaccttaccaagaaaacccaatgggacaaaactttggttaagggaaaaagagtacaacacgtatttcactccccctgacgaagaccaaaattcagatgtcggagtcttcgcattccaatcttgaatatcatcttcttaagagttgaagttggcaaagatttagtgaacaaatctgcaggattgtcacttgaacggatttgttgcacatcaatatcactaTTCTTGAAGATAATATACTCcaatcttgtataccaacttatcatatcttgaggtTGGCAGAGGATTTGTGATCAGATcagtcaaatgatcatttgacgaactggttgatGATCTGCATCTTCATTCCTTAGATAGAGTTGCGTCATCGTCATATAGTATTGTTGCAGTCACGCTAAGTACATTCTTGACTTACTTTTATAAACTATCTGATGTTATCATTCTATGGTTTGACTGTCATGTATAATAACATGATTTGACagtaatccttcatggaaagagaTAACATATTTGGATCGAACTCTTATGTCAATCAGATGAATGCCCTGTatatccaaaacacttgacaatatttgttaggataaacacattcatgcCATACTTTCATTAGCAGTATGCAATTGATCTTATTTCAATATCTCCATATAggagtaaattatatcatgctcgtagttatagcaagatatataagtgcatcaattgcataaagatatggtacttcaggaccaattcaattttcttatttcaacttctttcaacagataatgtactgctttttaaaaaaaaaaaactcttcaaAAGCTCCAATGATATTCAAGCCATATCAACTttgcataataatatgaaaggttcCGATTATCATAAAGAGACAAGGATAAACAAGACCATTTTTGTTCCTTTCGTCAATGAATATTTACATTAAGGCGATTTCAGTACATCaaccttgattcatttaatccatttaaggattataaaccagtttcccaagaatttgtatatgcttcaggcattttgaatccttcagaaattttcataaattttttgtcaagtaagccatataggctgtgacaacttCCATCATTATAAATTGTGACATCTTCTAATGTCTGGACTACAGGTTCAATcgtttaccaagatgcatcatttcaCTTGCTAATTAtttctacgtcaacatgctttagGAGACGTAGAATTCtgatcctcacaaccttatactaTTTTGCGCGCTATATagtatcaaagatatcgtcgacgatatattATTTGTgacggttcgcaattcgacataacttactgaaatcacatcacttcattattttcaggtacctgaacctttcataaggtttatgaagtgttatgtcgtagctcttcaagagcacattgcctccttattatgatcatttgctcttccctttttcaaggattattatatttgaaatcgattggtctaccatgctccatgcatgctgtagactctgtccttcagggacttTAGGAGCATTTTgctgatgaaatatgaaatagttgggtcagcaaatgcttccagcatttgacttgaattatctgaggatcatactgatgataattcacaacatatttcttagcgtcttattctctcccccttattttagtaacatatgtccccatttcctTTGGGAAAAttcatctgtgtgcatcatggtatatccattaatcaaaTACCGCACATCAAACACtataagatggaaatatctagttactgaccctgaaccaaatatgaggggataatttatcaaaatttattgatctgaagcatacaagtgctgttgtatgcaatatatcatatctcaggcCGACATCTGAAGCTCTGTTCttataagcaatggtttagctatattatggaggcatctaatgccaaaccagcttagatataaactagcattatcaagatgaatttTCTTGATTACATgctctgaaaattgtgcttccaactcaattatttgagcaagcaactttgtaaatgtcaaactgcaggTTGACAATAAATGCACATGTGACTGTCTCATAGGTGCATCTATTTaggacatcacattgcaggtgaacgggcccacattcaccttttatatttttcagaatttagggGATTCAGTCCTAACATTAGCTGATGTAAtaaacttatcatgagaacaagaaacacaaacaaattcttgaagaatcttctagttcttcaatatgtttttaatactcaattagcacatcagatttaaatcatgatgatcaaaatggtcttgtcaactgataaaattatctgtactcgtaaacttcaagtttactatgacgagtgctatttattttaataaacttctggtttactattgcatgaaatcgtatatcaataaacttctggtttatcgtggcatgtgatctcatcatgcttGGGTAACATTTAACATGTGTATTTCTTACCCGTAGTAagttgaagatatttaatattccgatcatttgtaatctcaatatgataaccatttttattgttagtaaacttcaggtctactacaGTTTGTTTTCCGAACGTACCAATTACGATCTCGAATAAATGGTGCAATCACATATAACCTCTTCGAGAGACTTCAATTTATCTgccataatcagatattatttgaaCACTGCTGGTGTTGTGATACATGTAGATAAACAATTAGATATTCTGATGCCCTTGATAATTAGTTTTCTACTACCAAATATTTTTTAGATACTTATGGTATCACGAAAGAAAATTTGGAGACACTACTAGTGTCATGAAAGAAAACAGTAATCAAATGGAATTATAAAGACAATATTCAACTATAAATGTTAAACTATAAACTTCAGTATTTCAAATATATCCATCAAGGAGATTAGCCATTGTcatttgaatattttgtatcaaaacAACAATCACGTAGTAATCACATCCTTCAGGAAGAGATACATTAATGTTTATTtacttcaaggaaatcaataacaaccaaCCATAATGTATTAGTGTGGTTATAGGAAAAAGCATTCTACTCTACTTTCTTTTGCCTTAGAATGATACtttaataaaattattcaagATGTTTCTGCGTACAAGAGGTACGTGTTGCTATGTTTTCATACCACAAAAATAACATgtatattccttgtattttatctctccaggagataagttgcggtatttgttcattcacttcgAGGAATGAAACCTGATTgtttaaatgtgcttgaaatacgacgctcatcaatagctcgttattttgctcaaacacaagaagacattgcttcagagtatttctcagatattttggtaattctttctgctttaggagtaaagtttcagagttttactgcttcgggagtaaagtttcaagttttaccacttcgggagtaaagtttaaaggttgactaattcaggagtaaatttctgaaTTCTACTAGTTTGGGAGTAGATTCAAGAGttgtactacttcgggagtagaattcaaagccttactacttcaggagtaaaatcCATAGTCTTACTACTTCTGCAGTAGAATTCAGAGTCTTACTATTTCGTGAGTAGAGctcaaagttctactacttcgggagtagagttcaaagtttgctactcgtggagcaaaattatgagtttagtacttcgggagaaaaacatataatattcagaatatttcttctcaattattctacctcttctggagatggatcatgatattttcacaatcaaatgcacgtttatatttataagctttactacatattatcacattcacttcagggaatggatctatatttatagcttatatcaaaagttctcattcttaaaAAATGGAACACAATCGTCTGAACGTAcaggccttaagcatatcaaattgtgatGGCTTAGaatttcttttaagatattgctacttcaggagtaaatcgAGAAATACATACAATTTATAGAATCTTTCTCTAATATATCTTCACCTGTTGCCAGTACAAGCCTATGAAAATATTATCACTTCTAGTGATTAATGAAGACATGATAT includes these proteins:
- the LOC132609267 gene encoding AAA-ATPase At3g28580-like, with the translated sequence MMMMMEQVWTQLGPAIATMVFVWTMYQNYFPHEIRGHIRRYTDKIVSYFYPYMQIIFHEYETDGWYERSKAYVAIERYLSKNSSTQAKRLKANVVKDGQSVVLTMDDHEEVTDEYKGEKVWWISSQQVANRQTISWYPREDEKRYFKLKFHRKNRELMTNSYLKYVLDEGKAISVRERQRKLYTNNTGDGGYRRRMWSQVVFEHPSTFDTLAMDPNKKQEIMDDLETFSKSKEYYAKVGKAWKRGYLLYGPPGTGKSSMIAAMANFLQYDVYDLELTAVKDNTELRKLLIDTTSKSIIVIEDIDCSLDLTGQREKKKEEKEEVKDEKDAIKEKVKKLGPEKKPSEVTLSGLLNFIDGLWSAIGGERLIVFTTNFVEKLDPALIRRGRMDKHIELSYCCFESFKVLAKNYLDVESHDHFPEIRRLLEETNMTPADVAENLMPKSSKENVDTCLERLIKALETAKEEARLKAEEEERAKVEKEKEEKEKETEAKNPEPVADELKENGKLESNGVKEDGDASKV